The following proteins come from a genomic window of Gynuella sunshinyii YC6258:
- a CDS encoding IS110 family transposase — MAIKTLGIDLGKRCFHVLVVDENGKVFIKQKLSRTKLIEFLSKPYWF; from the coding sequence ATGGCCATTAAAACCTTAGGTATCGATCTTGGCAAGCGCTGCTTTCATGTGTTGGTTGTAGATGAAAACGGCAAAGTCTTTATTAAGCAGAAATTATCACGGACGAAGCTGATTGAATTTCTATCAAAGCCTTATTGGTTTTGA
- a CDS encoding HEPN domain-containing protein: MKTSLDHLPSDKQQQLRHAVEIIVQAVKPSMLILFGSYARGDWVDHLEEDRVHYRYQSDMDILAIAKNGALARKIESKRSLSNRLMREVKTPVSLIAEEISFVNAQLAKGQYFYADIYREGILLHDTGKLALVEPKELSLPERKMEAQRHFEYWLNSVNGEIKAFQLIFDGGLDKKAVFHLHQATEQLYAMILLVFTHYKPKLHDLEKLRTLTGSIEPEFLSVFPQNTPFEQTCFELLRQAYVESRYNPGYSITTEQLTWLAERIEHLQALAEKHCRARIDSLG, encoded by the coding sequence ATGAAAACATCACTCGATCACCTCCCTTCGGATAAACAACAGCAACTGCGCCATGCGGTTGAGATCATCGTGCAAGCGGTTAAGCCCAGTATGCTGATTTTATTCGGCAGTTATGCCCGTGGTGACTGGGTGGACCATCTCGAAGAGGACCGTGTCCATTACCGCTATCAAAGTGATATGGATATTCTCGCCATTGCCAAGAACGGTGCATTGGCGCGCAAGATTGAATCCAAACGGTCACTGAGCAATCGTTTGATGCGGGAAGTTAAAACGCCGGTCAGCCTGATTGCAGAAGAGATTTCGTTTGTGAATGCCCAACTGGCCAAGGGCCAATATTTTTATGCCGATATCTATCGCGAGGGCATTTTGCTGCATGATACCGGCAAGCTGGCACTGGTGGAGCCGAAAGAACTGTCTCTGCCTGAACGGAAAATGGAGGCGCAAAGGCATTTTGAGTATTGGCTGAATTCAGTGAATGGGGAAATTAAAGCTTTTCAATTGATTTTTGATGGAGGACTGGACAAAAAAGCAGTTTTTCACCTTCATCAGGCGACTGAACAACTATATGCAATGATCTTATTGGTCTTTACCCATTACAAACCCAAACTCCATGATCTGGAAAAACTCCGTACATTAACCGGCAGCATCGAGCCCGAATTTTTATCAGTATTTCCGCAAAACACTCCATTTGAACAAACCTGCTTTGAGCTACTACGGCAAGCCTACGTGGAATCGCGTTACAACCCCGGATATTCCATAACCACCGAACAACTGACTTGGTTGGCAGAGCGGATCGAGCACCTGCAAGCATTGGCGGAAAAACATTGTCGGGCCAGGATTGACAGTTTGGGTTGA
- a CDS encoding ATP-binding protein, which yields MNRAPDQVQIEQQLAASLYRLGTVLSEQADIEVIRSHHRIFMETLRQLSCCSPFERLNTTFKIDKKSRYLLTLAYICTMEPDAITSFLNTSWYEQGPSLSLYRATHLLTDTLPSSQASTLDWLNSPLRRWHLITANGPVSHSLHLDETVLRTLAGLSSGIEQTTLPATLNTGHAICYSNQLQQTTAPIITIDCGNPDERLHWILSKAATLGHDRCIILDTPEIPDNEQLRYLLRDIALDNSDPFIYWPQGAAMCQIRPALTGILDDWRQLNTGCIVCDQPEPSTAGDAAYYRSLLTATFTPVNCPQPDEPTRCGLWQQLGQNIGNNGLTMEQAQWLARLYPFMPGRIAQICQSAEELDDNETLLTQLQHACLTQYQSEHPQLATLSPPGVSWTDMVLTANTRQQLQELILRVRYSSELSQQLTRFKPGLQALFWGKPGTGKSMAAEAMAAELVLPLYKINLANVASKWIGESEKHLASLFDQAERQHAILLFDEADAIFGRRSEISSSHDKHANMGVSYLLQRMEHYQGLLLLSTNFKSNLDEAFLRRLHSVIEFPLPDISTRLSLWQHALRGQYQPATNIGLDSLAAAFEFSPAQIANIAELAMLYCLAEQHTRISADILARAILRELDKHNAGYLAIQKVNQWLKGQQ from the coding sequence ATGAACCGGGCACCGGATCAGGTTCAGATTGAACAGCAACTGGCTGCCAGTCTTTATCGTCTTGGAACTGTTCTGTCAGAGCAGGCGGATATAGAAGTCATCCGTTCACATCACCGGATATTTATGGAAACGCTCCGTCAGTTATCATGCTGCTCACCGTTTGAACGGCTGAACACAACGTTCAAAATCGATAAAAAAAGCCGTTATCTGCTGACTCTTGCATATATCTGCACGATGGAACCCGATGCGATTACATCCTTTCTCAATACCTCATGGTATGAACAGGGACCCTCACTGAGTCTCTACCGGGCAACTCACCTGCTGACCGATACCCTACCCTCGTCACAGGCCAGCACACTGGACTGGTTGAACTCACCATTACGACGCTGGCATTTAATCACTGCCAACGGTCCGGTATCTCACTCACTGCACCTGGACGAAACCGTACTCAGAACACTGGCCGGCCTGTCATCCGGCATAGAGCAGACGACCCTGCCGGCCACACTCAACACCGGGCATGCCATCTGCTATTCCAATCAGTTACAGCAAACCACCGCACCGATCATAACCATTGATTGCGGAAATCCGGACGAGCGGCTGCACTGGATATTATCCAAAGCCGCCACCCTTGGACACGACCGTTGCATCATTCTGGATACTCCGGAAATACCGGACAACGAACAACTTCGCTATCTGCTGCGCGATATTGCGCTGGACAATTCCGATCCCTTTATTTACTGGCCACAGGGAGCGGCTATGTGTCAGATCAGACCGGCGCTGACGGGCATACTTGATGACTGGCGGCAGTTGAATACCGGGTGCATTGTCTGCGACCAACCGGAACCATCAACAGCCGGCGATGCTGCCTATTACCGTTCTCTGTTAACAGCGACATTTACACCCGTCAATTGCCCACAACCAGATGAACCCACACGTTGCGGTTTATGGCAGCAGCTGGGCCAGAACATCGGCAACAACGGCCTGACCATGGAACAGGCGCAATGGCTGGCGCGTCTTTATCCGTTCATGCCTGGCAGGATTGCACAGATCTGCCAAAGCGCCGAAGAGCTGGACGATAACGAAACACTGCTGACCCAATTGCAACACGCCTGTCTGACTCAATACCAGAGCGAACATCCACAACTGGCGACTTTATCTCCGCCGGGTGTGAGCTGGACCGATATGGTCCTTACCGCCAATACTCGCCAACAACTGCAGGAATTGATCTTACGGGTACGCTATTCCTCTGAACTAAGCCAGCAGTTGACCCGTTTCAAACCGGGTCTTCAGGCGCTGTTCTGGGGTAAGCCCGGCACCGGGAAAAGCATGGCTGCAGAAGCGATGGCCGCCGAACTGGTGTTGCCGTTGTACAAAATCAACCTCGCCAATGTTGCCAGTAAATGGATCGGCGAAAGTGAAAAACATCTGGCCAGTCTGTTTGATCAGGCCGAACGTCAGCATGCCATTCTGCTGTTCGACGAAGCCGATGCCATTTTTGGCCGGCGCAGTGAAATCTCCTCCAGTCATGACAAACACGCCAACATGGGGGTCAGTTATCTGCTGCAGCGCATGGAGCACTATCAGGGCCTGCTACTGCTATCGACCAACTTCAAAAGCAACCTGGATGAAGCCTTTTTACGCCGCCTCCACAGCGTTATTGAATTTCCACTACCGGACATATCCACCCGCCTGAGTCTCTGGCAACACGCACTTCGGGGGCAATACCAACCGGCAACCAATATCGGTCTGGACAGCCTGGCAGCCGCCTTCGAGTTCAGTCCGGCCCAGATCGCCAATATTGCCGAACTGGCCATGCTGTATTGTCTGGCAGAACAACACACCCGCATCTCTGCTGACATTCTGGCGCGCGCCATTCTGCGGGAACTGGACAAACACAATGCCGGTTATCTGGCTATCCAGAAAGTCAATCAATGGCTCAAGGGCCAACAGTAA
- a CDS encoding glycoside hydrolase family protein, which yields MLSEHSKQLLQAQLIRHEGLKTEIYRCPAGRRTIGVGRNLDDKGLSVEEAAWLLENRGRSDQAKKVLQYGISQRSQIALLDKGITVAEAQTLLDHDIDDTCQRLNSELPVYLVLDQCRRRVLINMAFNLGVNGLLKFKNMLAALANRDFSRAAVEMLDSKWARQVGKRAEELAREMETGQ from the coding sequence ATGCTGAGTGAACACAGTAAACAGTTGCTGCAAGCACAATTGATTCGTCACGAAGGCCTCAAAACAGAAATTTATCGTTGCCCTGCCGGAAGAAGAACCATCGGTGTCGGCCGCAATCTGGACGATAAAGGACTGTCTGTCGAAGAAGCAGCCTGGTTGCTGGAAAACCGTGGCCGGTCAGATCAGGCAAAAAAGGTACTGCAATACGGCATCAGTCAGCGCAGTCAGATTGCTCTGCTGGATAAAGGTATCACCGTCGCCGAGGCGCAGACCCTGCTTGACCATGATATCGATGATACCTGCCAGCGATTAAACAGCGAACTACCGGTCTATCTGGTACTTGATCAATGCCGCCGCCGGGTGCTGATTAATATGGCATTTAATCTTGGCGTCAACGGCCTGCTGAAATTCAAAAACATGCTGGCAGCCCTCGCTAACCGCGACTTCAGCCGGGCTGCAGTTGAAATGCTGGATTCAAAATGGGCACGGCAGGTCGGCAAACGGGCTGAAGAACTGGCCAGAGAAATGGAAACCGGTCAATGA
- a CDS encoding transcription termination/antitermination NusG family protein, whose translation MMDYAWYAAYTKYRKELCLIAALAKQGIEGYTPLDQAKMPLFKNYVFVQAMESQLHRLTYLPGFAYLVSFGGQPATIPTTQINALKHLSHLGQAISKQQYTLLPGDHIRVATGPLRGLIGKLVEVKGKHKLVVEISRLDQALIVTLSADQALPIETLIPMPHAGEQHHAE comes from the coding sequence ATGATGGACTATGCATGGTATGCGGCATATACCAAATACCGAAAAGAATTATGTTTGATTGCAGCGCTCGCAAAACAAGGTATCGAAGGCTATACCCCGCTGGATCAGGCAAAAATGCCTTTATTTAAAAATTATGTATTTGTCCAGGCGATGGAATCACAACTGCATCGCCTGACCTACTTACCCGGTTTTGCCTATCTGGTCAGCTTTGGCGGTCAGCCCGCCACCATTCCCACAACACAGATCAATGCCCTAAAGCATCTCTCCCATCTGGGTCAGGCCATCAGCAAACAGCAATACACCTTACTACCCGGAGACCACATCAGAGTAGCCACCGGCCCCCTGAGAGGACTCATCGGCAAACTGGTGGAAGTTAAAGGCAAACACAAACTCGTGGTAGAGATCAGCAGGCTCGATCAGGCACTCATAGTCACCCTGTCGGCCGATCAGGCACTACCCATCGAAACTCTCATTCCCATGCCTCATGCAGGAGAACAACATCATGCTGAGTGA
- a CDS encoding Pvc16 family protein, whose translation MDPLILHKVQQTLQALIERRVLALDNDSEREIELSFVAPDESFVSELSTRPVINCYLIGIAEDRSRRRSDPVRAVINDQKTSSTIYQEPRYVDISYMLTVWSKDKTGSALIEHMLIGYLITGLGYFDFLPTDLQQAFQLNTDPFGIRMTLFGSEHSEKVTGQVWQAMGSTPKPSLMLSLSIPVTIAEPGAVSVVREIDRAMEHH comes from the coding sequence ATGGACCCACTTATTCTGCACAAAGTACAACAAACGCTTCAGGCGCTGATAGAACGGCGCGTTCTGGCTCTGGATAACGACAGCGAGCGCGAGATTGAACTCAGTTTCGTAGCCCCCGACGAAAGCTTCGTCAGCGAACTATCGACCCGTCCGGTTATCAACTGTTACCTGATCGGTATTGCCGAAGACCGTAGCCGTCGCCGCAGTGATCCGGTGCGCGCCGTGATCAATGATCAAAAGACCTCAAGCACCATTTATCAGGAGCCGCGCTACGTCGATATCAGTTACATGCTAACCGTCTGGAGCAAGGACAAAACCGGCAGCGCTCTGATTGAACACATGTTAATCGGTTATCTCATTACCGGATTGGGTTACTTCGATTTTCTGCCGACAGACTTGCAACAGGCATTTCAATTGAACACCGATCCATTCGGCATCCGCATGACGTTATTTGGCAGCGAACACAGTGAAAAAGTGACCGGACAAGTCTGGCAGGCCATGGGCTCCACTCCCAAACCAAGCCTGATGCTGTCGTTATCCATTCCTGTCACCATTGCAGAACCCGGTGCCGTCTCTGTGGTCCGGGAAATTGATCGTGCCATGGAACACCATTAA
- a CDS encoding RNA polymerase sigma factor, whose product MRVSVTHTDLDQAFSKIWLEHKNSVRRYCLRCLSDNPDTVDDVMSITAEKACRFLRSTDTSIQNPLAWLCTMARNVCTDLHRTETREFELVKQVCNSPDTFFFAANNSEPLEQAIEREYELSSLLSAIMKLPQRQQELLSMRVLDGLNYQQMASHTHISTVNLRKIVQLTRQQLRTIRFNQTSHI is encoded by the coding sequence ATGAGAGTTTCTGTAACCCACACGGACCTTGATCAGGCATTTTCGAAAATCTGGCTGGAACATAAGAACAGTGTTCGTCGTTATTGTCTGCGTTGCTTATCTGACAATCCCGACACCGTCGATGATGTCATGTCAATTACCGCCGAAAAAGCCTGTCGTTTTTTACGCTCTACCGATACTTCCATCCAAAATCCTTTAGCATGGCTCTGTACTATGGCACGCAATGTCTGCACTGACCTGCACCGTACCGAAACCAGAGAATTTGAATTGGTCAAACAAGTCTGCAATTCTCCGGATACATTTTTTTTTGCCGCTAATAACAGCGAACCGCTGGAACAGGCTATTGAGCGGGAATATGAATTATCATCATTGCTTTCGGCAATTATGAAACTCCCACAAAGACAACAAGAACTATTATCCATGAGAGTCCTGGATGGACTGAATTACCAGCAAATGGCATCGCACACACACATATCGACCGTCAATCTGCGGAAAATTGTGCAACTGACCCGACAGCAGTTACGGACAATCCGATTTAATCAGACTTCACATATTTAA
- a CDS encoding glycine-rich domain-containing protein produces the protein MLYFKKGQEFRALTRCFIKDGNNTRQLQQLHTVHDSKLKGLGFGRPTITIGQDGDDVGGGLVVLNGCGIIFTNPGNYTFTVPTGVQYLHMVVVGAGGSGGRGPGIGSGGGGGGLAAANSIRPLTNSLSITVGAGGAGHNQDSQGDDGGDSAILNYLKATGGKGGRMEEATSGNGGIGMGIITQAIIGQGGAGGSALEEGFDAGGGGGAGGYGGNGGNGGGLNGNPGPGSHGAGGGGGSGNQAGTGGQGGGVGLFGKGADGLAGQNSQDVQGGAGGPGSLLQQYPYVAGGGGGGGDQPGFSNAGQNGAVMICWGEPLSL, from the coding sequence ATGCTGTATTTCAAAAAAGGTCAGGAGTTCCGGGCATTAACCAGATGCTTTATTAAAGATGGCAACAATACCCGACAACTTCAGCAGCTGCACACTGTACATGACAGCAAACTAAAAGGGCTCGGTTTTGGCCGGCCGACAATCACCATTGGTCAGGATGGTGACGATGTCGGTGGCGGTCTGGTGGTACTGAATGGCTGTGGCATTATTTTTACCAACCCTGGCAACTATACCTTTACCGTGCCAACTGGCGTGCAGTACCTGCACATGGTGGTGGTCGGTGCCGGAGGCAGTGGCGGACGCGGCCCCGGAATAGGCTCTGGTGGTGGTGGCGGTGGTCTGGCAGCAGCCAATTCTATCAGGCCATTGACCAACAGTCTGAGCATCACCGTTGGTGCTGGCGGTGCTGGCCACAATCAAGACAGCCAGGGTGACGATGGTGGTGACAGCGCCATACTTAATTATCTCAAGGCAACCGGTGGTAAAGGCGGACGAATGGAAGAAGCAACCAGCGGCAACGGTGGTATTGGCATGGGTATCATCACCCAGGCGATCATCGGTCAAGGAGGAGCCGGTGGATCTGCACTGGAAGAAGGTTTTGATGCCGGCGGCGGCGGCGGTGCCGGCGGCTATGGCGGCAACGGCGGAAATGGCGGGGGTCTCAACGGCAATCCCGGTCCAGGCAGCCATGGCGCTGGCGGTGGTGGAGGCAGTGGCAATCAAGCCGGTACTGGCGGCCAGGGTGGCGGTGTAGGCCTGTTTGGCAAAGGCGCCGATGGCCTGGCCGGACAAAACAGTCAAGACGTACAGGGCGGCGCTGGCGGTCCCGGTAGTCTATTGCAGCAATATCCCTATGTCGCTGGCGGCGGCGGCGGTGGTGGCGATCAGCCTGGATTCTCCAACGCCGGACAAAATGGCGCCGTCATGATCTGCTGGGGCGAACCACTGAGCTTGTAA